The Tissierellales bacterium genome contains the following window.
TGTAGATCAGATATTATTTGATAAGACAGGAACTTTAACTAGAGGAAACTTTAAAGTTTCAGAGGTTATAGTTGAAAATGATAAATATACAGAATCACAATTACTTGAAATGACAGCAATTGTTGAAAGTCAGTCAACGCATCCAATTGCCAAATCTATAGTAGCGGCATATGGTGGTACCATAGATGTTTCTAAAATGCTAATTTACAAAGAAATTAGAGGTAGCGGTATAGAGGCAACTATAGACGATAAAAATATATTGATTGGAAATATAAAATTTTTGAAAGCCAATAAAATCAAAGTAAATTCTATAGATAAAACCGGTACAATAGTCTATATTGCTATAAATAAAATGTGGGCAGGTAGTCTTGTTATAAAAGATGAGATTAAAGATACATCTCAAGAGGCGATTGGTGGATTGAAGAATATTGGAGTGCGTGAACTGACTATGCTTACAGGTGATAGAAAATCAACAGCGGATGAAGTTGCAAAGATTCTAAAACTTGATAATTACTATTCAGAGCTTATGCCAGATGAAAAAGTACAAAAGGTCGAAGAGAGATTAAAAGCTAGAACAAATGGAAATCTTGTTTTTGTTGGCGATGGAATAAATGATGCACCAGTACTTGCTAGAGCAGACATAGGAGTAGCCATGGGCGGAGTAGGATCAGATGCTGCAATTGAAGCTGCGGATGTAGTTATAATGAATGACGATCCTGCAAAGCTTATAGATAGTATATCTATTGCAAAATTTACAAGCAAGATAGTAAAAGAAAATATAGGTTTGGCACTCGGAACAAAAGCTATCATAATGGGATTTGCAATATTTGGTATGGCACCTATGTGGCTTGCGATATTTGGAGATGTAGGGATTTCAATATTAGCAGTGTTTAATGCTATGAGAATATTAAAAAAATACTAAAGTTTGAAAAAGCTATTTCTATGTTAATGTAGAAATAGCTTTTTTAATTTGAAGTTTTTGGGTATAAAATGATAAATGATGTGCTTAATTTTATAAAGAGGGTACATGTAGGTGGTGTTTTGCATTGAAATACTTTAATAGAAAGTGGATTGGAAGTCAGATTGCATTTGGAACAATGATCGTTATGGTGATTGCTATTTTTGGCGTATTGTATTTTAAATGGAATTCAGATACAAATGCAGAAAAAATAAATAGATTAGATAGATATAATTTGTTGATTGAATTATCAGAAGAGAGCGTAGATGATTTGATTTATTATGGAGATTTTGTAGCTGCAGAGAAATGCGCAAAAGAGATGCTATTGTATCCGGAGATTAGTGGCATAGAAGTATTTGATAATGAAGGGAAACTAATTATAAGCGAAAATAAAGATGATAATATAGGAATAGAATATAAATCAAAATATACTAGGCAATTGAAACACAGAGGTATGGATATTGGAACAATAAAGATAGAAATAAGTGATAAATTGAGTTTGGATAGAGTTAGAGACAAGCTATTCGAACACGCTGTTGAGATGTTTTTTATTTTTATCGTAGTTATGTTTGTAATAATATTTATTGGAAGAAAAGTTGCTATTCAAATAAATGAATTAGAAAGAGCGATTGATTTGATGGCTAGTGGCGACTACGATAACCCTGTTGAGTTAGATTCAAAAAATGAATTGGGAAATTTAGCGGATAAGATTGAAGGAATGAGATTACAGATATTAGAGTCAAAAAAACGATTGAATAGTCTTAATTTAGAGCTTGAGCAAAAGGTAGAGAGCAGAACAGAGCAATTGATTCAAACAAATGAATATTTGGAAGAAACTCTTGCAAATATTGAAGAGGTACAAGCTGAATTAATAGTTAAAAATAACGAATTAGAATTGACTTTAGATGAACTTACAGATACTAGAGAGGAGTTAATACAATCTGCTAAGTTGAATTTGGCAAGTGAAGTCGTAGCTGGGGTAGCTCATGAAATTAATACACCTATTGGAATAGCACTTACATTATCTACTCATTTATCACAAAAAACTAAAATGTTAGAAAAAGATTATGTAAATCAGAAACTTTCAAAGAAAAGATTTGACCAATATATTTCTGTGGTAAAAGAAGCTGCGGAGACTTTAGAAAATAATTTACTTAGAGCGGCAGAGTTGGTTGCAGATTTTAAACAAGTAGCAGTTGATCAAAGTGGTAAAGTTAAGCGAAGATTTGATTTGAAAGAATATATGGAGACTATTTTGGCAAATCTTTATCCAAAATACAAAAAAACAAAGCATAAAATAGATATAAATATACCGAGTGAACTTTATATAGACGGCTATCCGGGGGCTCTTTCACAGCTTATTACTAATTTACTTATGAATACTTTAGTTCACGGTTTTGAAAACAAAGAAGAGGGACAAATCAGTATTGAAGGAATTGATCTAGGAGAACGGGTCAGAATTATTTACAAAGACGATGGTGCGGGTATTGATGAGGAAATTGTAAATAGAATTTTTGATCCATTCTTTACAACCAAAAAGGAAAAAGGTGGTAGTGGATTGGGACTTAGCATAGTATATAATTTAGTTACTCAAGTTATGGGAGGGACTATTAGATGTAAGAGTAAATTAAATAAAGGAACTAAGTTTGTTATAGAATTTGATAAAGTGCAAAAATAAATAGATTTATAAAAGCCCTTGCAAAAAAAGTTGGAAAACGATAAAATATTTTTAACGAATTAGAATTGTTTTTATATAAATCAAGGAGGGCAAATTATGAATCAATTTGAAAAGAATTTAGAAAAATATGCAGAAGTTGCTGTTAAAGTTGGTGTGAATTTGAAAGAAGGACAAGGATTGCTTTTAAATACATCTATTGCAGCACTTCCTTTAGCTAGAAAAGTTCAGAAGAAGGCATATGAAGCTGGTGCAAAACATGTTGAAGTTAAAATTTCGGATGATGAAATGAGACTAAATAGATATAAATTTGGCAGTAACCAGGTATTTGAAGAATTTCCTGAGTTTATTAAGATGTCGTATGAAAAATTAGTTGAAGAAAATTATACGTTGATAAATGTAATGGCACCAAATCCGGAGTTATTAAAAGAAATAGATCCAAGTTTGGTAGCTAAAGATTCTAAAACTTCATCTGAGGCATTAGAGGGATTTATGAAAGCTACTATGACGGGCACTGTTAAATGGAATATAGTTGCAGCGGCATCTCCAGAATGGGCTAAACTTGTATTTCCAGAGTTAAGTGAAAAAGAAGCAATCGAAAAGTTGTGGGAGCAAATATTTAAAATTGCTAGAATAGATGGAGAAAATCCAGTTGAAGATTGGAAAAAACACGATGCGGCACTTAAGCATTATTCTAAGTATTTGACAGAGAAAAATTTTGAAAAGATGATATATAAAGCACCAGGAACCGATTTAGAAGTGTATTTAGCGGATGATCATGTTTGGGTTGGTGGAAGTAAGCCTGATGTGAATGGTCAGGATTTTATGCCAAATATGCCTACAGAAGAAGTTTTCTCTATGCCTCATTACAAAAAAGTAAATGGAACACTAAAAAGTACTAAACCACTTAATGTAAGAGGACAGTTAATTGATGGATTTGGATTTACATTTGAAGCAGGAAAAGTAGTAGATTTTTATGCAGAGAAAGGATATGAAGTTTTAGAACAATTATTGAATACAGATGAAGGAGCTAGATATTTAGGTGAAATTGCTTTAGTACCAGATGATTCTCCAATATCAAATTCAAATTTAATATTCTCAAATACTTTGTATGATGAAAATGCATCTTGTCACTTTGCCTTAGGAAGAGCATATCCTTATACTTTGAAAGATGGAGTTGAATTAGATCAAGACGGTTTAGAAAAAAGAGGTGCAAATTATAGTTTGATACATGTTGATTTCATGGTGGGGTCACCTGAATTAAAAATAGTAGGAGTAACACATAGCGGAGAAGAGCTAGTAGTATTTGATAATGGAAACTGGGCAATATAATATTGCAAAAAAGAGAAGTCGTTTTTGACTTCTTTTTTTATCCTAAAATATTTAAGGTTAGGGTACTAGTATTGATAGCTTATAATTATAATGATATAATGAAGAGTAAATTTTGAATCAGATTCAAAAACGGATGATTGAGGAGGAAATATGGGAGTTAAAATAATAACGGATAGCACATCATATATTCCACAGAATTTAATTGAATCTATGGATATAGAAATTGTTTCATTAAATGTTTCATTAGAAGATAAGCATTTTAAGGAAGTGGATATTTCAAGTGAATACTTTTATGGAGAGCTAGAAAAATTAAAGGCATTTCCAAAATCATCACAACCAGAGATTGGTGAAATGCTTAGTTTATTTAGAGATAATTTATCAGAGGGAGATTCTGTATTAGGTATTTTTCTGTCATCAGAAATGAGTGGAACGTATCAAAGTGCTTTACTTGCTAAAAGTATGATTTTAGAGGAATTTTCAAATGGAAATATTGAGATATTAGATTCTAAATCGAATTGTATGCAATTAGGTTGGATGGTTTTAGAGGCTGCTAAAGAGGCTAAAAAGGGTTCAGATTTGAATAAATGTGTTGAAAAAGCTCTTTTGATGAGAGAACGAACTAGATTTGTGTTTGCACCTAAAAATTTAGATTACTTAAAAATGGGTGGACGAATTGGAGGAGCTAGTGCATTTTTAGGTTCACTATTGAAAATTATTCCTATACTGACAGTTAAAGATGGAAAAACTGATGTTATAACTAAAGTTAGAAGTAGCAAAAAAGCAATAGCTAAGATTGTAGAAATTATGAAAATGGATGTAGAGAAATTTGGATTAGGTGAAGTTGTAGTTCACCATATTCAGAATGAAGAAATGGCTAAACTTGTAATTAAGGAGCTAAAATCTATTGGAATAGATGCTATTATTGGAGAAATAGGAGCAGTTATAGGAACACATGTAGGACCAGGAGCAATAGGATTAGCCTACTACACAAAGAGACCAATGAATAGTTAGTAATTTAGAGATTTAAAGTAGATTAAAATGAGCTTAAAAAGTGAAAA
Protein-coding sequences here:
- a CDS encoding ATP-binding protein, whose product is MKYFNRKWIGSQIAFGTMIVMVIAIFGVLYFKWNSDTNAEKINRLDRYNLLIELSEESVDDLIYYGDFVAAEKCAKEMLLYPEISGIEVFDNEGKLIISENKDDNIGIEYKSKYTRQLKHRGMDIGTIKIEISDKLSLDRVRDKLFEHAVEMFFIFIVVMFVIIFIGRKVAIQINELERAIDLMASGDYDNPVELDSKNELGNLADKIEGMRLQILESKKRLNSLNLELEQKVESRTEQLIQTNEYLEETLANIEEVQAELIVKNNELELTLDELTDTREELIQSAKLNLASEVVAGVAHEINTPIGIALTLSTHLSQKTKMLEKDYVNQKLSKKRFDQYISVVKEAAETLENNLLRAAELVADFKQVAVDQSGKVKRRFDLKEYMETILANLYPKYKKTKHKIDINIPSELYIDGYPGALSQLITNLLMNTLVHGFENKEEGQISIEGIDLGERVRIIYKDDGAGIDEEIVNRIFDPFFTTKKEKGGSGLGLSIVYNLVTQVMGGTIRCKSKLNKGTKFVIEFDKVQK
- a CDS encoding aminopeptidase encodes the protein MNQFEKNLEKYAEVAVKVGVNLKEGQGLLLNTSIAALPLARKVQKKAYEAGAKHVEVKISDDEMRLNRYKFGSNQVFEEFPEFIKMSYEKLVEENYTLINVMAPNPELLKEIDPSLVAKDSKTSSEALEGFMKATMTGTVKWNIVAAASPEWAKLVFPELSEKEAIEKLWEQIFKIARIDGENPVEDWKKHDAALKHYSKYLTEKNFEKMIYKAPGTDLEVYLADDHVWVGGSKPDVNGQDFMPNMPTEEVFSMPHYKKVNGTLKSTKPLNVRGQLIDGFGFTFEAGKVVDFYAEKGYEVLEQLLNTDEGARYLGEIALVPDDSPISNSNLIFSNTLYDENASCHFALGRAYPYTLKDGVELDQDGLEKRGANYSLIHVDFMVGSPELKIVGVTHSGEELVVFDNGNWAI
- a CDS encoding DegV family protein, whose protein sequence is MGVKIITDSTSYIPQNLIESMDIEIVSLNVSLEDKHFKEVDISSEYFYGELEKLKAFPKSSQPEIGEMLSLFRDNLSEGDSVLGIFLSSEMSGTYQSALLAKSMILEEFSNGNIEILDSKSNCMQLGWMVLEAAKEAKKGSDLNKCVEKALLMRERTRFVFAPKNLDYLKMGGRIGGASAFLGSLLKIIPILTVKDGKTDVITKVRSSKKAIAKIVEIMKMDVEKFGLGEVVVHHIQNEEMAKLVIKELKSIGIDAIIGEIGAVIGTHVGPGAIGLAYYTKRPMNS